One part of the Fusobacterium pseudoperiodonticum genome encodes these proteins:
- a CDS encoding DUF4299 family protein: protein MSISFYVKNKKKIINYEPVLTVKEALALSDKELNVFAISDMNINKLLLSPLSNYECLLIGVKNESARGFELSYDKKNKDYVIRIFTPSSREDWLLALDYIKTLAKKFNSEIENNRGEVYTIKELDRFDYESDILYGISSISAKINDREGAQYIILGINRLVVFNKKMFDKIYSSGNTIDAFSTTIREIQYLDASSAPQNFFKNNDNGKIMGNYTLVEGLKTILPYIPNVEFENSNIVKNEDISIWNITLLIIELNKNDGKNYYCLAGNLEYDKFIKKLPTDKYKFIDGAYIMLEPLTKEEILKLLDGE, encoded by the coding sequence ATGAGTATAAGTTTTTATGTAAAAAATAAAAAAAAAATTATAAACTATGAGCCAGTTTTAACTGTTAAAGAAGCTTTAGCTTTATCAGATAAAGAACTTAATGTATTTGCTATTTCTGATATGAATATCAATAAATTATTATTATCCCCTCTTTCTAACTATGAATGTCTTTTAATAGGTGTTAAAAATGAAAGTGCAAGAGGTTTTGAATTATCTTATGATAAAAAGAATAAGGACTATGTTATAAGAATTTTTACTCCTTCATCAAGAGAAGATTGGCTTTTAGCATTGGACTATATAAAAACTTTAGCTAAGAAGTTTAATTCTGAAATTGAGAATAATAGAGGAGAAGTTTATACAATTAAGGAACTAGATAGATTTGACTATGAAAGTGATATACTTTATGGAATATCATCTATTTCAGCAAAAATAAATGATAGAGAAGGAGCTCAATATATAATTTTAGGAATAAATAGACTTGTAGTTTTTAATAAAAAAATGTTTGATAAAATATATAGCTCAGGGAATACTATAGATGCTTTTTCGACTACAATAAGAGAAATACAATATTTAGATGCCTCTTCAGCACCTCAAAATTTCTTTAAGAATAATGATAATGGGAAGATTATGGGGAATTATACACTTGTTGAAGGACTTAAAACAATACTTCCATATATTCCTAATGTAGAATTTGAAAATTCAAATATAGTAAAAAATGAAGATATTTCTATTTGGAACATTACTTTATTGATTATAGAGTTAAATAAAAATGATGGAAAAAATTACTATTGTTTGGCTGGAAATTTAGAATATGATAAGTTTATAAAAAAATTACCTACAGATAAATATAAATTTATAGATGGGGCATATATTATGCTTGAGCCACTGACTAAGGAAGAAATTTTAAAATTATTAGATGGAGAATAG
- the cbiB gene encoding adenosylcobinamide-phosphate synthase CbiB, with protein sequence MFNYFFIKFGIAYILDLILADPRWLYHPVIIIGKLISFLEKFLYKAKNKIFSGAILNILTLSVTFIVSLFLARTNYVVEIFFLYTTLATKSLANEGNKVYKILKSGDIEKAKKELSYLVSRDTNTLSLDKIIMSVVETIAENTVDGFISPAFYAFVGSFFHIELFGQVVSLALPFAMTYKAINTLDSMVGYKNEKYIDFGKVSARVDDVTNFIPARLTGLIFVPLSTLILGYDFKNSLRIFFRDRNKHSSPNSGQSESAYAGALGIQFGGKISYFGKDYEKPTIGDKLKAFDYEDIKKAVNILYLVSFIATLVIISCSMMYNIPDLRVFFHL encoded by the coding sequence ATGTTTAATTATTTTTTTATAAAATTTGGAATAGCCTATATTTTAGATTTAATATTAGCTGATCCAAGATGGTTATATCATCCTGTTATCATAATAGGAAAATTAATAAGTTTTTTAGAAAAATTTTTATATAAAGCTAAAAATAAAATATTTTCAGGAGCAATTTTAAATATCTTGACTTTGAGTGTTACTTTCATTGTATCCTTATTTTTAGCAAGAACAAATTATGTAGTGGAGATATTCTTTCTTTATACAACGCTTGCAACTAAAAGTTTAGCGAATGAAGGAAATAAAGTTTATAAGATTTTAAAATCTGGAGATATAGAGAAGGCTAAGAAAGAACTTTCATATCTTGTCAGCAGAGATACAAATACTCTATCACTTGATAAAATTATTATGAGTGTGGTTGAGACAATAGCTGAGAATACAGTTGATGGTTTTATATCACCAGCATTTTACGCTTTTGTGGGAAGCTTTTTCCATATAGAATTATTTGGGCAAGTGGTATCTCTTGCTTTACCTTTTGCTATGACATATAAGGCTATAAATACTTTAGATTCAATGGTAGGTTACAAAAATGAAAAATATATAGATTTTGGAAAAGTTTCTGCAAGAGTTGATGATGTCACTAACTTCATTCCTGCTAGATTGACAGGTTTAATATTTGTACCTTTATCAACTTTGATTTTAGGTTATGATTTTAAAAATTCTTTAAGAATATTTTTTAGAGACAGAAATAAACACTCAAGTCCAAACTCAGGACAGAGTGAATCAGCTTATGCTGGAGCTTTAGGTATACAATTTGGAGGAAAAATAAGCTATTTTGGTAAAGATTATGAAAAACCAACAATAGGAGATAAATTAAAAGCCTTTGATTATGAAGATATTAAAAAAGCAGTAAATATCTTATATCTTGTTTCATTTATAGCGACATTGGTAATAATAAGTTGTTCAATGATGTACAATATTCCTGATTTAAGAGTTTTTTTTCACTTATAA
- a CDS encoding HU family DNA-binding protein, with protein MTKKEFAKLLFEKGVFTTRTEAEKKVDIIFETMEKTLLDGENISIINWGKLEVVERAPRLGRNPKTGEEVNIGERKSVKFRPGKAFLEKLNK; from the coding sequence ATGACGAAGAAAGAATTTGCAAAGTTATTATTTGAAAAGGGTGTTTTTACAACAAGAACTGAAGCTGAAAAAAAAGTTGACATCATATTTGAAACAATGGAAAAAACTCTTTTAGATGGTGAAAACATCAGCATTATTAACTGGGGTAAACTAGAAGTAGTTGAAAGAGCTCCAAGATTAGGAAGAAACCCTAAAACTGGTGAAGAAGTTAATATAGGTGAAAGAAAATCTGTTAAATTTAGACCTGGAAAAGCATTCTTAGAAAAATTAAACAAGTAG
- a CDS encoding MATE family efflux transporter: MEISNNYFIENRKLIKNIFQITLPAVFDLLAQTLIIALDMKMVSSLGPSAISSVGVGTAGMYALIPALIAVATGTTALLSRAYGADNKVDGKKAFAQSFFIAVPLGIILTLIFLLFSEQIINLVGNAKDMNLADAVLYQNMTVIGFPFLGVSIATFYAFRAMGENKIPMIGNTLALVLKVILNFLLVYLFKWGIFGAALSTTLTRLFSAIFSIYLVFWSKKNWISLELKDLKFDYFTSKRILKVGIPAAVEQLGLRIGMLIFEMMVISLGNLSYAAHKIALTAESISFNLGFAFSFAASALVGQELGKGSSQKALKNGYICTIIAMIVMSTFGLLFFIIPQFLVSLFTKDKDVIELATMALKIVSICQPFSGASMVLAGALRGAGDTKSVLLITYLGIFLIRIPITYLFLDVLNLGLAGAWIVMTIDLAIRSSLAFYVFRRGKWKYLQV, from the coding sequence ATGGAGATAAGTAATAATTATTTTATTGAGAATAGAAAATTAATAAAAAATATATTTCAAATAACTTTACCAGCAGTATTTGATTTATTAGCTCAAACTTTGATAATAGCTCTGGATATGAAGATGGTATCAAGTTTAGGACCTAGTGCGATAAGTTCTGTTGGAGTTGGAACAGCAGGAATGTATGCTTTGATACCTGCTTTAATAGCTGTAGCAACCGGAACAACTGCTCTTTTAAGTCGTGCATATGGAGCTGATAATAAGGTTGATGGAAAAAAAGCTTTTGCACAAAGTTTTTTTATAGCTGTTCCTTTGGGAATAATTTTAACTCTTATATTTTTACTTTTTTCAGAACAAATAATTAACTTAGTAGGTAATGCTAAGGATATGAATCTAGCTGATGCTGTTCTTTACCAAAATATGACTGTCATTGGATTTCCTTTCTTAGGTGTAAGTATAGCAACATTCTATGCTTTTAGAGCTATGGGAGAGAACAAGATCCCTATGATAGGTAATACTTTAGCATTAGTATTAAAGGTTATTTTAAATTTTCTTTTGGTATATCTTTTTAAATGGGGAATATTTGGAGCAGCATTAAGTACAACTTTAACTAGATTGTTCTCGGCTATATTTTCAATTTATCTTGTATTTTGGTCTAAGAAAAACTGGATATCTCTTGAACTTAAAGATTTAAAATTTGATTACTTTACATCTAAAAGAATTTTAAAAGTAGGTATTCCAGCGGCAGTAGAGCAACTAGGTCTAAGAATAGGTATGTTGATTTTTGAAATGATGGTTATATCTTTAGGGAACTTAAGCTATGCAGCACATAAGATTGCATTGACAGCAGAAAGTATTTCATTTAATTTAGGTTTTGCATTTTCTTTTGCAGCATCAGCTCTAGTTGGTCAAGAATTAGGAAAAGGTTCAAGTCAAAAAGCTTTAAAAAATGGATATATCTGTACTATTATAGCTATGATAGTTATGTCTACTTTTGGTTTACTCTTTTTTATAATACCTCAATTTCTAGTTTCATTATTTACTAAAGATAAGGATGTTATTGAGCTGGCTACAATGGCATTAAAAATAGTTTCTATATGTCAACCATTTTCAGGAGCTTCTATGGTGTTAGCAGGAGCACTAAGAGGAGCAGGAGATACAAAATCAGTTCTACTTATAACTTATTTAGGAATATTTTTAATAAGAATACCTATAACTTATCTTTTCTTAGATGTACTTAATTTAGGTCTAGCAGGTGCTTGGATAGTTATGACTATAGATCTAGCTATAAGAAGTTCATTGGCATTTTATGTATTTAGAAGAGGAAAGTGGAAATATTTACAAGTATAG
- a CDS encoding dihydrolipoyl dehydrogenase family protein: MYDLIVIGWGKAGKTLAAKLAAKGKKIAVVEENPKMYGGTCINVGCLPTKSLVHSAKLISQVKNYGIDGDYEFKNNFFKEAMKKKDEMTTKLRNKNFSILDTNENVDIYNGKGSFISNNEVKVTTKDGEVVLKADKIVINTGSVSRNLDIEGANNKNVLTSEGILELKELPKKLLIIGAGYIGLEFASYFRNFGSEVSVFQFDDSFLAREDEDEAKIIKEILENKGVKFYFNTSVKKFEDLGDSVKATYVKDKGELVEEFDKVLVAVGRKANTENLGLENTSVELGKFGEVIVDDYLKTNAPNIWAAGDVKGGAQFTYVSLDDFRIIFPQILEGAKGRKLSDRVLIPTSTFIDPPYSRVGINEKEAQRLGIAYTKKFALTNTIPKAHVINETDGFTKILINENNEIIGASICHYESHEMINLLSLAINQKIKANVLKDFIYTHPIFTESLNDILG; this comes from the coding sequence ATGTATGATTTAATAGTTATTGGTTGGGGAAAAGCAGGAAAAACTCTTGCAGCTAAATTAGCAGCAAAAGGGAAAAAAATTGCAGTAGTAGAAGAGAATCCGAAAATGTATGGAGGAACTTGTATAAATGTAGGTTGCTTACCAACAAAATCACTTGTACATAGTGCGAAACTAATATCTCAAGTTAAAAATTATGGTATAGATGGAGATTATGAATTTAAAAATAATTTCTTTAAAGAAGCAATGAAGAAAAAAGATGAAATGACAACTAAGTTAAGAAATAAAAACTTTTCAATCTTAGATACAAATGAAAATGTTGATATCTACAATGGAAAAGGAAGTTTTATTTCAAATAACGAAGTTAAAGTAACAACAAAAGATGGAGAGGTTGTTTTAAAAGCAGATAAGATAGTTATAAATACTGGTTCTGTTTCAAGAAACCTTGATATCGAAGGTGCAAATAATAAAAATGTTCTAACAAGTGAAGGAATTTTAGAATTAAAAGAATTACCTAAAAAACTTTTAATTATAGGAGCAGGATATATTGGACTTGAATTTGCTTCATATTTTAGAAATTTTGGAAGTGAAGTTTCTGTTTTTCAATTTGATGATAGCTTCTTAGCAAGAGAAGATGAAGATGAAGCAAAGATAATAAAAGAAATTTTAGAAAATAAAGGAGTTAAATTCTATTTCAATACTTCTGTTAAGAAATTTGAAGATTTAGGTGACAGTGTAAAGGCAACATATGTAAAAGATAAGGGAGAATTAGTTGAAGAATTTGATAAAGTTCTTGTTGCAGTTGGAAGAAAAGCTAATACAGAAAATTTAGGACTTGAAAATACTTCAGTAGAATTAGGGAAATTTGGAGAAGTAATAGTAGATGACTATTTAAAAACAAATGCTCCAAATATTTGGGCAGCAGGAGATGTTAAAGGTGGAGCACAATTTACTTATGTTTCATTAGATGATTTCCGTATAATTTTCCCTCAAATATTAGAAGGAGCTAAGGGAAGAAAATTATCTGATAGAGTATTAATTCCTACTTCTACTTTTATAGATCCACCTTATTCAAGAGTTGGAATAAATGAAAAAGAAGCACAAAGATTAGGAATAGCATATACTAAAAAATTTGCTTTAACTAATACTATTCCAAAAGCTCATGTTATAAATGAAACAGATGGATTTACAAAAATTTTAATAAATGAAAATAATGAAATTATAGGTGCAAGTATTTGTCATTATGAATCACATGAAATGATAAATTTATTGTCTCTTGCTATAAATCAAAAAATAAAAGCTAATGTTTTAAAAGATTTTATTTATACACATCCAATTTTTACTGAAAGCTTAAATGACATTTTAGGATAG
- the dnaN gene encoding DNA polymerase III subunit beta, with protein sequence MKFSINKENVIGIISEYTNILKDNPVKPSLAGLFIEVKNNQVVFKGANTEIELIRYANCNIEVEGQVLIKPSLLLEYIKLVETEDINFEKKDGYLIVNNAEFSILDDTTYPEIKELPSTTIAKENSLQFAMLLEKVKFLTNSSSNVDTLFNSIKLIFQDNFIELASTDSYRLIYLKKSLENMINKDILVPADSMSVIYKILKDLNEDVTLATIEDKLIVIWKDAYFSCKLLSLSFPDFRPLITNSTHDKKFEFNRDELNSSLKKVISVTKNSNDSKNVATFNFKGNQLLISGMSSNAKINQKVNMIKTGEDLKLGINCKYIKEFIDNTDKNIIIEATNSSSMLKIVEEANEDYIYLVMPVNIRV encoded by the coding sequence ATGAAATTTTCTATAAATAAAGAAAATGTAATAGGAATAATTAGTGAATATACAAATATCTTGAAAGATAATCCAGTTAAACCTAGTCTTGCTGGTTTATTCATTGAAGTAAAAAATAATCAAGTTGTATTTAAAGGTGCTAATACTGAGATTGAATTAATAAGATATGCTAACTGTAATATTGAAGTTGAAGGGCAAGTTTTAATAAAACCTTCACTACTTTTAGAATATATTAAATTAGTTGAAACTGAAGATATAAATTTTGAAAAAAAAGATGGATATTTAATTGTTAATAATGCAGAATTTTCTATATTAGATGATACTACTTATCCTGAAATAAAAGAACTTCCTTCTACAACTATTGCAAAGGAAAATAGTCTTCAATTTGCAATGTTGCTTGAAAAAGTAAAATTTCTTACTAACTCTTCTTCAAATGTAGATACTTTATTTAATTCTATAAAATTAATATTCCAAGATAACTTTATAGAATTAGCTTCTACAGATTCATATAGACTTATATACCTTAAAAAGTCTCTTGAAAATATGATTAATAAGGATATTTTAGTTCCAGCTGATAGTATGTCTGTTATCTATAAGATATTAAAAGATTTAAATGAAGATGTAACTCTTGCAACAATTGAAGATAAATTAATAGTAATTTGGAAAGATGCTTATTTTAGCTGTAAGCTATTATCTCTTTCTTTCCCTGACTTTAGACCTCTTATTACAAATTCAACTCATGATAAGAAGTTTGAATTTAATAGAGATGAGCTAAATTCTTCTCTTAAAAAAGTTATATCTGTAACTAAAAATAGTAATGACTCTAAGAATGTTGCAACTTTTAATTTTAAAGGAAATCAACTTCTTATAAGTGGAATGTCTTCTAATGCTAAGATTAATCAAAAAGTTAATATGATAAAAACAGGTGAAGATTTGAAACTTGGAATAAACTGTAAATACATTAAAGAATTTATTGATAATACAGATAAAAATATTATTATTGAGGCTACAAATTCAAGTTCTATGTTAAAAATCGTAGAAGAAGCTAATGAAGATTATATTTACTTAGTTATGCCTGTAAATATTAGAGTTTAG
- a CDS encoding extracellular solute-binding protein: protein MKKIFLLFLATIMLVSCGDSKDENTLYVYSWADYIPQFVYEDFEAETGIKVVEDIYSSNEEMYTKIKAGGEGYDIIMPSSDYYEIMMKEDMLAKLDKSQLENTKYIDDAYMAKLREFDPENDYGVPYMRGITCIAVNTKFVKDYPRDYTIYDREDLAGRMTLLDDMREVFVPALALNGYKQDADSEEAMEKAKAKVLAWKKNIAKFDAESYGKGFANGDFWVVQGYPDNIYRELSEEDRKNVDFIIPPGDQGYSSIDSFVILKDSKNIENAMKFINYIHRPDVYAKISDFIEIPSINLEADKLVTKKPLYDVSKTKDAQLLIDIGDKLNIQNKYWQEILIAN from the coding sequence ATGAAAAAAATATTTTTACTGTTTTTGGCAACTATAATGTTAGTTTCTTGTGGAGATAGCAAAGATGAGAATACCCTATATGTATACAGTTGGGCTGATTATATTCCACAATTTGTCTATGAAGATTTTGAAGCAGAGACTGGTATCAAAGTTGTTGAGGATATTTATTCATCAAATGAAGAAATGTATACAAAGATTAAAGCTGGTGGAGAAGGTTATGATATCATTATGCCATCTAGTGATTATTATGAAATTATGATGAAAGAAGATATGTTAGCAAAATTAGATAAATCACAACTAGAAAATACTAAATATATTGATGATGCTTATATGGCAAAATTAAGAGAGTTTGATCCTGAAAATGACTATGGAGTTCCTTATATGAGAGGTATTACTTGTATAGCTGTAAATACAAAATTTGTTAAAGATTATCCAAGAGATTACACTATTTATGATAGAGAAGATTTAGCAGGAAGAATGACATTATTAGATGATATGAGAGAAGTTTTTGTTCCTGCCTTAGCTTTAAATGGTTATAAACAAGATGCTGATTCTGAAGAAGCTATGGAAAAAGCAAAAGCTAAAGTTTTAGCTTGGAAAAAGAATATTGCGAAATTTGATGCTGAATCTTATGGAAAAGGATTTGCTAATGGAGATTTCTGGGTAGTACAAGGATATCCTGATAATATCTATAGAGAACTTTCTGAAGAAGATAGAAAGAATGTTGACTTTATTATTCCACCTGGTGACCAAGGATACTCATCAATAGATTCATTTGTAATTTTAAAAGATTCTAAAAATATTGAAAATGCTATGAAATTTATAAACTATATACATAGACCTGATGTTTATGCAAAAATCTCTGATTTTATAGAAATTCCAAGCATAAATTTAGAAGCAGATAAACTTGTTACTAAAAAACCTTTATATGATGTTAGTAAAACAAAAGATGCTCAACTTTTAATAGATATTGGGGATAAATTAAATATACAAAATAAATACTGGCAAGAAATTTTAATAGCAAATTAA